Proteins encoded within one genomic window of Cyprinus carpio isolate SPL01 chromosome B22, ASM1834038v1, whole genome shotgun sequence:
- the LOC109064590 gene encoding GTP-binding protein 1-like isoform X2, with protein sequence MAATESSLSPAVESVVPACMFAPDPGCAEDSPGAERSDAGDNQNGEAEDHLDLTSKFALVSPTGEQYECLQKQLRERIEEGCGETIYVVGMGTDGGDYGLDERDMEASVATVQSLCEQVDADLILLRERTETAGHVRDYLIRRRVGEADFLEVRVAVVGNVDAGKSTLLGVLTHGELDNGRGFARQKLFRHKHEMESGRTSSVGNDILGFDQEGQVVNKPDSHGGSLDWTKICERSSKVITFIDLAGHEKYLKTTVFGMTGHMPDFCMLMVGSNAGIIGMTKEHLGLALALNVPVFVVVTKIDMCPANILQETLKLLQRLLKSPGVQNKDDVIVTASNFSSERMCPIFQISNVTGENMDLLKMFLNLLSPRTTFKDDEPPEFQIDDTYSVPGVGTVVSGTTLHGLIRLNDTLLLGPDPLGVFIPIVVKSIHRKRMPVKEVHGGQTASFALKKIKRSSIRKGMVMVSPRLNPQACWEFEAEILVLHHPTTISPRYQAMVHCGSIRQTATIIGMNKDCLRTGDKATVHFRFIKTPEYFHTDQRLVFREGRTKAVGTITKLLQSKPQAKMQSTKKTSSQVEGSSSACEESTQMGGSPQMGQLLKSGGSGRRRGGQRHKGKSALSSTGTTTSAAGVGSN encoded by the exons ATGGCGGCGACAGAGAGCAGCTTAAGCCCGGCGGTGGAGTCGGTTGTGCCGGCATGCATGTTCGCACCTGACCCGGGCTGCGCGGAGGATTCGCCCGGCGCTGAGCGCAGCGACGCCGGCGACAACCAGAATGGGGAAGCCGAGGATCATTTAGACCTCACCAGCAAG TTTGCACTGGTCAGCCCTACAGGAGAGCAATATGAGTGTTTACAAAAGCAGCTGCGAGAACGAATAGAGGAAGGATGCGGAGAAACCATCTATGTGGTCGGAATGGGAACAG acGGTGGTGATTATGGTCTGGATGAGCGGGATATGGAAGCATCTGTCGCTACAGTGCAGTCACTTTGTGAACAGGTTGATGCGGACCTGATTCTGCTGAGAGAGAGGACAGAAACAGCAGGACATGTCCGGGATTATCTCATCCGTCGTCGAGTGGGAGAGGCAGACTTCCTGGAAGTCAG AGTGGCGGTCGTAGGTAATGTAGACGCTGGTAAAAGCACACTTTTGGGTGTCCTAACCCATGGTGAACTTGACAACGGTCGTGGATTCGCCCGCCAGAAGCTCTTCCGCCACAAACACGAGATGGAGAGCGGCCGGACGAGTAGCGTCGGTAATGACATCCTGGGTTTTGACCAGGAGGGGCAGGTGGTCAACAAACCGGACAGCCATGGAGGCAGCCTGGACTGGACCAAAATCTGCGAGAGGTCATCGAAGGTCATCACTTTCATTGACTTGGCGGGCCACGAGAAGTACCTGAAGACCACGGTATTTGGCATGACTGGCCACATGCCGGATTTCTGCATGCTAATG GTGGGAAGTAATGCAGGAATCATTGGCATGACTAAAGAGCACCTCGGTCTCGCTCTGGCCCTCAACGTTCCTGTTTTTGTAGTTGTAACAAAGATAGACATGTGTCCCGCTAACATCTTACAAG AGACGCTAAAGTTATTACAAAGGTTACTCAAGTCTCCAGGGGTTCAAAACAAGGATGATGTCATTGTAACAGCCTCAAACTTCAGCTCAGAA AGAATGTGTCCGATTTTCCAGATCTCAAATGTGACGGGTGAAAACATGGACTTGTTGAAAATGTTCCTGAACCTGCTGTCTCCAAGAACGACGTTTAAAGACGACGAGCCGCCAGAGTTTCAGATTGACGACACATATTCAGTGCCG GGTGTAGGTACCGTAGTATCAGGGACTACTTTACATGGATTAATACGGCTAAATGACACGTTGCTCCTCGGTCCGGATCCTCTGGGCGTCTTCATCCCCATCGTCGTCAAATCCATCCACCGCAAGCGCATGCCTGTTAAAGAAGTGCACGGCGGGCAGACCGCCTCATTCGCTCTGAAGAAGATCAAGCGTTCGTCGATCAGGAAGGGGATGGTGATGGTGTCGCCCCGCCTCAACCCACAGGCATGCTGGGAGTTTGAGGCAGAGATTCTCGTACTGCACCATCCAACGACGATATCGCCGAGATACCAAGCTATGG TTCACTGTGGCAGTATCAGACAGACGGCCACCATCATCGGTATGAACAAAGACTGTTTACGGACAGGGGACAAAGCCACCGTACACTTCCGCTTCATCAAGACCCCCGAGTACTTTCACACGGACCAGAGACTCGTCTTCAGAGAGGGCAGGACCAAGGCCGTGGGCACCATCActaag CTGCTTCAGAGCAAGCCTCAGGCCAAGATGCAGTCTACCAAGAAAACCTCGTCACAGGTGGAAGGCTCTTCATCAGCCTGCGAGGAAAGCACACAGATGGGAGGAAGCCCTCAAATGGGACAACTG TTGAAGTCTGGTGGAAGTGGTCGACGGCGTGGAGGCCAACGGCACAAAGGCAAATCAGCACTGAGCAGCACTGGAACAACTACTTCAGCAGCTGGAGTGGGCAGCAACTG A
- the LOC109064590 gene encoding GTP-binding protein 1-like isoform X1, with the protein MAATESSLSPAVESVVPACMFAPDPGCAEDSPGAERSDAGDNQNGEAEDHLDLTSKFALVSPTGEQYECLQKQLRERIEEGCGETIYVVGMGTDGGDYGLDERDMEASVATVQSLCEQVDADLILLRERTETAGHVRDYLIRRRVGEADFLEVRVAVVGNVDAGKSTLLGVLTHGELDNGRGFARQKLFRHKHEMESGRTSSVGNDILGFDQEGQVVNKPDSHGGSLDWTKICERSSKVITFIDLAGHEKYLKTTVFGMTGHMPDFCMLMVGSNAGIIGMTKEHLGLALALNVPVFVVVTKIDMCPANILQETLKLLQRLLKSPGVQNKDDVIVTASNFSSERMCPIFQISNVTGENMDLLKMFLNLLSPRTTFKDDEPPEFQIDDTYSVPGVGTVVSGTTLHGLIRLNDTLLLGPDPLGVFIPIVVKSIHRKRMPVKEVHGGQTASFALKKIKRSSIRKGMVMVSPRLNPQACWEFEAEILVLHHPTTISPRYQAMVHCGSIRQTATIIGMNKDCLRTGDKATVHFRFIKTPEYFHTDQRLVFREGRTKAVGTITKLLQSKPQAKMQSTKKTSSQVEGSSSACEESTQMGGSPQMGQLLKSGGSGRRRGGQRHKGKSALSSTGTTTSAAGVGSN; encoded by the exons ATGGCGGCGACAGAGAGCAGCTTAAGCCCGGCGGTGGAGTCGGTTGTGCCGGCATGCATGTTCGCACCTGACCCGGGCTGCGCGGAGGATTCGCCCGGCGCTGAGCGCAGCGACGCCGGCGACAACCAGAATGGGGAAGCCGAGGATCATTTAGACCTCACCAGCAAG TTTGCACTGGTCAGCCCTACAGGAGAGCAATATGAGTGTTTACAAAAGCAGCTGCGAGAACGAATAGAGGAAGGATGCGGAGAAACCATCTATGTGGTCGGAATGGGAACAG acGGTGGTGATTATGGTCTGGATGAGCGGGATATGGAAGCATCTGTCGCTACAGTGCAGTCACTTTGTGAACAGGTTGATGCGGACCTGATTCTGCTGAGAGAGAGGACAGAAACAGCAGGACATGTCCGGGATTATCTCATCCGTCGTCGAGTGGGAGAGGCAGACTTCCTGGAAGTCAG AGTGGCGGTCGTAGGTAATGTAGACGCTGGTAAAAGCACACTTTTGGGTGTCCTAACCCATGGTGAACTTGACAACGGTCGTGGATTCGCCCGCCAGAAGCTCTTCCGCCACAAACACGAGATGGAGAGCGGCCGGACGAGTAGCGTCGGTAATGACATCCTGGGTTTTGACCAGGAGGGGCAGGTGGTCAACAAACCGGACAGCCATGGAGGCAGCCTGGACTGGACCAAAATCTGCGAGAGGTCATCGAAGGTCATCACTTTCATTGACTTGGCGGGCCACGAGAAGTACCTGAAGACCACGGTATTTGGCATGACTGGCCACATGCCGGATTTCTGCATGCTAATG GTGGGAAGTAATGCAGGAATCATTGGCATGACTAAAGAGCACCTCGGTCTCGCTCTGGCCCTCAACGTTCCTGTTTTTGTAGTTGTAACAAAGATAGACATGTGTCCCGCTAACATCTTACAAG AGACGCTAAAGTTATTACAAAGGTTACTCAAGTCTCCAGGGGTTCAAAACAAGGATGATGTCATTGTAACAGCCTCAAACTTCAGCTCAGAA AGAATGTGTCCGATTTTCCAGATCTCAAATGTGACGGGTGAAAACATGGACTTGTTGAAAATGTTCCTGAACCTGCTGTCTCCAAGAACGACGTTTAAAGACGACGAGCCGCCAGAGTTTCAGATTGACGACACATATTCAGTGCCG GGTGTAGGTACCGTAGTATCAGGGACTACTTTACATGGATTAATACGGCTAAATGACACGTTGCTCCTCGGTCCGGATCCTCTGGGCGTCTTCATCCCCATCGTCGTCAAATCCATCCACCGCAAGCGCATGCCTGTTAAAGAAGTGCACGGCGGGCAGACCGCCTCATTCGCTCTGAAGAAGATCAAGCGTTCGTCGATCAGGAAGGGGATGGTGATGGTGTCGCCCCGCCTCAACCCACAGGCATGCTGGGAGTTTGAGGCAGAGATTCTCGTACTGCACCATCCAACGACGATATCGCCGAGATACCAAGCTATGG TTCACTGTGGCAGTATCAGACAGACGGCCACCATCATCGGTATGAACAAAGACTGTTTACGGACAGGGGACAAAGCCACCGTACACTTCCGCTTCATCAAGACCCCCGAGTACTTTCACACGGACCAGAGACTCGTCTTCAGAGAGGGCAGGACCAAGGCCGTGGGCACCATCActaag CTGCTTCAGAGCAAGCCTCAGGCCAAGATGCAGTCTACCAAGAAAACCTCGTCACAGGTGGAAGGCTCTTCATCAGCCTGCGAGGAAAGCACACAGATGGGAGGAAGCCCTCAAATGGGACAACTG TTGAAGTCTGGTGGAAGTGGTCGACGGCGTGGAGGCCAACGGCACAAAGGCAAATCAGCACTGAGCAGCACTGGAACAACTACTTCAGCAGCTGGAGTGGGCAGCAACTGA